In Streptomyces capitiformicae, one genomic interval encodes:
- a CDS encoding fumarylacetoacetate hydrolase family protein encodes MPEYRRILLDGAAVQVTVDGDELVAGDGRRVKTDDAQHLPPVVPSKVVAVHLNHRSRVDEFQIDLPETPTYFHKPTSALNSHKGAIVRPEGCKWLNYEGEVAIVIGKTARNISPAEAGEYIVGYTIANDYGLHDFRDTDAGSMLRVKGSDTLCPLGPGLVTDWDFHGKALRTYVNGEVVQDGTTDEMKWDMHYLVADIARTITLYPGDVLLSGTPANSRPVQPGDVVEVEVEGLGRLTNHIVTGPTPVRTDVGAQPTESEEVLSTALGGDWEFRGIRPPKR; translated from the coding sequence ATGCCCGAGTACCGCCGCATCCTCCTCGACGGCGCCGCCGTCCAGGTCACCGTCGACGGTGACGAACTCGTCGCCGGGGACGGCCGCCGCGTGAAGACCGACGACGCGCAGCACCTGCCCCCGGTCGTCCCCTCCAAGGTCGTCGCCGTCCACCTCAACCACCGCAGCCGCGTCGACGAGTTCCAGATCGACCTCCCCGAGACGCCCACCTACTTCCACAAGCCGACCTCGGCCCTCAACTCCCACAAGGGCGCCATCGTCCGTCCCGAGGGCTGCAAGTGGCTCAACTACGAGGGCGAGGTCGCCATCGTCATCGGGAAGACCGCGCGCAACATCTCCCCGGCCGAAGCGGGCGAGTACATCGTCGGCTACACCATCGCCAACGACTACGGCCTGCACGACTTCCGCGACACCGACGCCGGCTCCATGCTCCGCGTCAAGGGCTCCGACACCCTCTGCCCCCTCGGCCCCGGCCTGGTCACCGATTGGGACTTCCACGGCAAGGCCCTGCGCACGTACGTCAACGGGGAGGTCGTCCAGGACGGTACGACGGACGAGATGAAGTGGGACATGCACTACCTCGTCGCCGACATCGCCCGCACGATCACCCTGTACCCGGGAGACGTACTGCTGTCCGGCACCCCGGCCAATTCCCGCCCCGTCCAGCCCGGAGACGTCGTCGAGGTCGAGGTGGAGGGCCTCGGCAGACTCACCAACCACATCGTCACCGGCCCCACTCCCGTCCGCACCGACGTCGGCGCCCAGCCCACCGAGTCGGAGGAAGTGCTGTCCACCGCGCTCGGCGGCGACTGGGAGTTCCGCGGCATCCGCCCGCCGAAGCGTTGA
- a CDS encoding TetR/AcrR family transcriptional regulator, whose amino-acid sequence MSDSAEKPAVRPRKRVDYGTGREALLNAAVRVVARGGLRKLTYRAVAEEAGVTHGLVVHHFGSRDALIEAALEHAVRTSASTSSLEPGTGDIADFAAGLADMVTREPAMQTFQYELMLESRRRPELLPQIRALYDEYFQATERELSRSLPDGTSPALTRLVFAALEGLVLHQLVLDEPDVTEAALKELRSLLTRQPGDAE is encoded by the coding sequence ATGAGCGATTCCGCCGAGAAGCCAGCCGTCAGGCCCCGCAAGCGCGTGGACTACGGGACCGGCCGTGAGGCCCTGCTCAACGCGGCCGTGCGCGTGGTGGCCCGCGGCGGGCTGCGCAAGCTCACCTATCGCGCCGTCGCGGAGGAGGCGGGTGTCACGCACGGGCTCGTGGTGCACCACTTCGGCTCGCGGGACGCGCTGATCGAGGCAGCCCTCGAACACGCGGTGCGCACCAGCGCGAGTACGAGCTCCCTGGAACCCGGCACGGGCGACATCGCGGACTTCGCGGCGGGACTGGCGGACATGGTCACCCGCGAGCCGGCCATGCAGACGTTCCAGTACGAGCTCATGCTCGAATCCCGACGCAGGCCCGAGCTGCTGCCGCAGATCCGCGCGCTGTACGACGAGTACTTCCAGGCCACGGAGAGGGAGCTGTCCCGCAGCCTGCCCGACGGCACCAGCCCTGCCCTGACCCGGCTTGTCTTCGCCGCCCTGGAGGGTCTCGTGCTGCACCAGCTGGTCCTCGACGAGCCGGACGTCACCGAGGCCGCGCTGAAGGAACTGCGGTCATTGCTGACCCGGCAGCCGGGAGACGCAGAGTAG
- a CDS encoding cytochrome P450, producing MTVTTAGPASATEDLLPFRDPGFRADPYPYYARLRQDHPVYRHPVGLYVVSRYEDVARLIRNPSLSVEQLDFGVADPIHHTMLGKDAPDHTRLRRITNRWFTPKAVEEWSKVMRASVEAVLDEVEKGDGTLDAADGLSLKCTFETTCHIFGIEPTEMDTIQRKTYEIGLSLGPGGNDEEARATTEAFAWFAEHIRRLVADKRAHPGEGLIDAFIAAQDEGKMTEEEVVYTIFLFFAVGHLDVKHLINHGIWLMTQRPELFAAYRDEPEARPGIINEILRIDTPESMVVRLTTQDTVIGDTAVPAGEALALLIASANRDPEVFTDPDTFDHTRPLAASQHLAFGSGMHGCAGQVLARAEADIVFSSIVNRFSGVELAGEPAYAHTEFLRTITHLPVRFL from the coding sequence GTGACCGTCACCACCGCAGGACCCGCGTCCGCCACCGAGGACCTGCTGCCCTTCCGCGACCCAGGCTTCCGTGCGGACCCGTACCCGTACTACGCGCGGCTGCGGCAGGATCACCCTGTCTACCGGCATCCGGTCGGCCTGTACGTCGTCTCCCGCTACGAGGACGTCGCCCGGCTGATCCGCAACCCCAGCCTGAGCGTGGAGCAGCTCGACTTCGGGGTCGCCGACCCGATCCACCACACCATGCTCGGCAAGGACGCCCCCGACCACACGCGGCTGCGGCGGATCACCAACCGCTGGTTCACACCCAAGGCCGTCGAGGAGTGGTCCAAGGTGATGCGCGCCTCCGTGGAGGCCGTGCTCGACGAGGTCGAGAAGGGCGACGGCACCCTGGACGCGGCCGACGGCCTCTCCCTGAAGTGCACCTTCGAGACCACCTGCCACATCTTCGGCATCGAGCCGACCGAGATGGACACCATCCAGCGCAAGACCTACGAGATCGGACTGAGCCTCGGCCCCGGCGGCAACGACGAGGAGGCCCGCGCCACGACGGAGGCGTTCGCCTGGTTCGCCGAGCACATCCGCCGGCTCGTGGCCGACAAGCGGGCACACCCCGGCGAGGGACTGATCGACGCCTTCATCGCCGCGCAGGACGAGGGCAAGATGACCGAGGAAGAGGTCGTCTACACCATCTTCCTGTTCTTCGCCGTGGGCCACCTCGACGTCAAGCACCTGATCAATCACGGCATCTGGCTGATGACGCAGCGGCCCGAGCTGTTCGCCGCCTACCGGGACGAGCCGGAGGCGCGGCCCGGCATCATCAACGAGATCCTGCGCATCGACACACCCGAGTCGATGGTGGTGCGCCTGACCACGCAGGACACGGTCATCGGCGACACCGCCGTACCGGCCGGAGAGGCGCTGGCCCTGCTCATCGCCTCCGCCAACCGCGACCCCGAGGTCTTCACCGACCCCGACACCTTCGACCACACCCGCCCCCTCGCCGCCAGCCAGCACCTTGCCTTCGGCTCCGGCATGCACGGCTGCGCCGGCCAGGTCCTGGCCCGCGCCGAGGCCGACATCGTCTTCAGCTCGATCGTCAACCGGTTCTCCGGTGTCGAGTTGGCGGGTGAGCCCGCCTACGCCCACACCGAGTTCCTGCGCACCATCACCCACCTCCCCGTCCGTTTCCTCTGA
- a CDS encoding ferredoxin, whose translation MKVEVDLNKCQDHGQCVYAAPDLFALDDEGRLSLRSQATDVYVADVDEASAEELYEAAEVCPLQAITVHE comes from the coding sequence ATGAAGGTCGAAGTCGACCTCAACAAGTGCCAGGACCACGGCCAGTGCGTGTACGCCGCCCCCGACCTGTTCGCGCTGGACGACGAGGGACGCCTGTCCCTGCGATCGCAGGCGACGGACGTCTACGTGGCCGACGTGGACGAGGCAAGCGCCGAGGAGCTGTACGAGGCCGCCGAGGTCTGTCCGCTCCAGGCCATCACGGTGCACGAGTAG
- a CDS encoding FdhF/YdeP family oxidoreductase: MASGPPENDPGDSGLTVGPPKEYAAGIPAVVQSLRHGGRQMGAKRTLLTLLSVNQKTGFDCPGCAWPEGDHRHAAEFCENGAKAVAEEATLRRVTPAFFAEHSVAELLERSDYWLGQQGRLTHPMYLAPGARHYTPVTWEQAYDIVAGELAALDSPDEASFYTSGRTSNEAAFVYQLFVRALGTNNLPDCSNMCHESSGVALSETIGIGKGSVSLDDLHQADLVLVVGQNPGTNHPRMLSALERTKRGGGHVVAVNPLPEAGLLRFRNPQRPSGMIGRGTALADEFAQIRLGGDLALFRALNRLLLEAEDRAPGTVVDRAFVEEHTDGFEEFAADVRATPWAEVLQATGLEREQIERIHQRVLKARKIVVCWAMGLTQHKHSVPTIREVVNFLLLRGNIGRPGAGVCPVRGHSNVQGDRTMGIYEKPADDFLDALEKEFGRPMPRHHGLDVVDTIRAMRDGRVKVFFAMGGNFVSATPDTAVTEQALRRTALTVQVSTKLNRSHLVTGRRALILPALGRTEADLRGGGPQFVTVEDSMSSVHASRGTLAPASPELRSETAIVCELAERVLAARGEPPSVPWRAMAEDYDLIRDRIARVVPGFEDFNRRVRHPGGFVLPHGPRDDRHFPTATGKARFTVNPMTILRVPEGRLLLQTIRSHDQYNTTLYGLDDRYRGIHGGRRVVFVHPDDLAALQLADADRVDLVGEYPDGAERVAPDFRVVSYPTARGCCAAYFPETNVLVPLDSTADLSNTPASKSVVVRLVRRGTADRPAA, encoded by the coding sequence ATGGCGTCCGGGCCACCGGAGAACGACCCCGGCGACAGCGGTCTGACCGTCGGTCCGCCCAAGGAGTACGCGGCCGGCATCCCGGCCGTCGTCCAGTCGCTGCGGCACGGCGGCCGCCAGATGGGCGCCAAGCGGACCCTGCTGACCCTGCTGAGCGTCAACCAGAAGACCGGGTTCGACTGCCCCGGCTGCGCCTGGCCGGAGGGCGACCACCGGCACGCCGCCGAGTTCTGCGAGAACGGCGCCAAGGCGGTGGCCGAGGAGGCCACACTGCGCCGCGTCACCCCGGCCTTCTTCGCCGAGCACAGCGTGGCGGAGCTGCTGGAGCGCAGCGACTACTGGCTGGGCCAGCAGGGCAGGCTCACCCACCCCATGTACCTGGCACCCGGGGCGCGGCACTACACGCCGGTGACCTGGGAACAGGCGTACGACATCGTGGCCGGGGAACTGGCCGCGCTGGACTCGCCGGACGAGGCGTCCTTCTACACCTCGGGGCGTACCAGCAACGAGGCGGCGTTCGTCTACCAGCTGTTCGTGCGCGCACTGGGCACCAACAACCTGCCCGACTGCTCGAACATGTGCCACGAGTCCTCCGGCGTGGCCCTGTCCGAGACCATCGGGATCGGCAAGGGAAGCGTCTCGCTCGACGACCTGCACCAGGCGGACCTGGTCCTCGTCGTGGGCCAGAACCCGGGGACAAACCATCCCCGCATGCTCTCCGCCCTGGAGCGGACGAAGCGGGGCGGGGGGCACGTCGTAGCGGTCAACCCGCTGCCCGAGGCCGGCCTGCTGCGCTTCAGGAACCCTCAGCGGCCCTCAGGGATGATCGGCCGGGGCACCGCGCTGGCGGACGAGTTCGCACAGATCCGCCTCGGCGGCGACCTCGCCCTGTTCCGGGCCCTGAACCGGCTTCTGCTGGAGGCCGAGGACCGGGCCCCGGGCACGGTGGTGGACCGTGCGTTCGTCGAGGAGCACACCGACGGGTTCGAGGAGTTCGCGGCCGACGTGCGCGCCACGCCCTGGGCGGAAGTCCTTCAGGCCACGGGCCTGGAGCGCGAGCAGATCGAGCGGATCCACCAGCGCGTGCTGAAGGCCCGGAAGATCGTGGTGTGCTGGGCGATGGGCCTGACCCAGCACAAGCACTCCGTACCGACCATCCGCGAGGTGGTCAACTTCCTCCTCCTGCGCGGCAACATCGGCCGCCCCGGTGCCGGGGTCTGCCCGGTGCGCGGCCACTCCAACGTCCAGGGCGACCGCACCATGGGGATCTACGAGAAGCCCGCGGACGACTTCCTGGACGCGCTGGAGAAGGAGTTCGGCCGGCCCATGCCGCGTCACCACGGGCTTGACGTGGTCGACACCATCCGCGCCATGCGCGACGGCAGGGTGAAGGTCTTCTTCGCCATGGGCGGCAACTTCGTCTCGGCCACCCCGGACACCGCGGTCACCGAGCAGGCCCTGCGCCGTACGGCCCTGACGGTGCAGGTCTCCACCAAGCTCAACCGCTCCCACCTGGTCACGGGCCGCCGGGCGCTGATCCTTCCCGCGCTCGGCCGCACCGAGGCCGACCTGCGCGGCGGCGGACCGCAGTTCGTCACCGTCGAGGACTCGATGAGCTCGGTGCACGCCTCCCGGGGCACGCTGGCACCCGCCTCGCCCGAGCTGCGCTCGGAGACGGCGATCGTCTGCGAACTGGCCGAGCGGGTGCTCGCCGCTCGCGGTGAGCCGCCAAGCGTCCCCTGGCGAGCCATGGCGGAGGACTACGACCTGATCCGTGACCGCATCGCCCGGGTCGTCCCCGGCTTCGAGGACTTCAACCGGCGCGTACGCCATCCGGGCGGGTTCGTCCTGCCGCACGGGCCACGGGACGACCGGCACTTCCCGACCGCGACCGGCAAGGCCCGCTTCACCGTCAATCCGATGACCATACTGCGCGTGCCTGAGGGACGGCTCCTCCTGCAGACGATCCGCTCCCACGACCAGTACAACACCACCCTCTACGGCCTCGACGACCGCTACCGCGGCATCCACGGAGGGCGCCGGGTGGTCTTCGTCCACCCCGACGACCTGGCCGCTCTCCAGCTGGCCGATGCCGACCGGGTCGACCTGGTCGGCGAGTACCCCGACGGCGCCGAACGTGTGGCACCCGACTTCCGGGTCGTGTCCTACCCGACCGCCCGTGGCTGCTGCGCCGCGTACTTCCCCGAGACCAACGTCCTGGTACCCCTGGACAGCACCGCCGACCTCAGCAACACCCCTGCCTCGAAGTCGGTCGTCGTGCGGCTCGTACGCCGGGGCACGGCCGACCGGCCCGCCGCCTGA
- a CDS encoding APC family permease — protein MDSQTAVATQTADDASIAGRLKPNSLGVLGILFFVLSAQAPLTGIAGAVPIAIAIGNGAGAPAAYLAAGVIILLFSVGFVAMGRHVVDAGAFYTYIGKGLGRSAGSGSAAVALFAYCAVQACMYGLYGSIMSGLVEQYTGAHVAWWVWALVTMAIVQVLGASGIEMGAKILAVFVLAEFSILIAFALVTLFTGGGPEGLGLTESFSPSAALQGAPGVALMFAVASMFGFEATAIYGEEAREPRKTVPRATYVSVAVITGFFAFTSWMLVSAHGASQAAAEAGKALESGDAAAFVFAPIATQFGGWVNDVLPILLATSLFAGLLAFHNSANRYLFSLGREGLLPHGLTALNRRHSPWVAGTVQTAVAVLLVVPFAVLGKDPVLTLFSWFSGVAVLGIMLLYFLTSVSVVVFFRRSSADTRPWNTLIAPVLGALGIAGAIWLIIANFTTLIGGDQTTAIWLQLTVPVVLILGVVAARLTRSRTQTAD, from the coding sequence GTGGACAGTCAGACCGCGGTCGCGACGCAGACCGCTGATGATGCATCCATAGCAGGCAGACTCAAGCCCAACTCTCTCGGTGTCCTCGGCATCCTCTTCTTCGTTCTCTCCGCCCAGGCGCCGCTGACCGGCATCGCCGGGGCCGTGCCCATCGCCATCGCCATCGGCAACGGCGCCGGCGCTCCGGCCGCCTACCTCGCGGCCGGCGTCATCATCCTGCTGTTCTCCGTCGGATTCGTCGCCATGGGCCGCCACGTCGTGGACGCCGGAGCCTTCTACACCTACATCGGCAAAGGGCTCGGCCGCTCGGCCGGCTCCGGCAGCGCCGCTGTCGCGCTCTTCGCCTACTGCGCCGTCCAGGCATGCATGTACGGGCTGTACGGAAGCATCATGAGCGGCCTTGTCGAGCAGTACACCGGGGCCCACGTGGCGTGGTGGGTCTGGGCGCTGGTCACCATGGCGATCGTGCAGGTTCTCGGCGCCTCCGGCATCGAGATGGGCGCCAAGATCCTCGCCGTCTTCGTGCTCGCCGAGTTCAGCATCCTGATCGCCTTCGCCCTCGTGACCCTCTTCACGGGTGGCGGCCCCGAGGGGCTCGGTCTCACGGAGAGCTTCTCGCCGTCCGCCGCGCTGCAGGGCGCTCCCGGCGTGGCCCTGATGTTCGCCGTGGCGTCGATGTTCGGCTTCGAGGCCACCGCCATCTATGGCGAGGAGGCCCGCGAACCCCGCAAGACCGTCCCCCGGGCCACCTACGTGTCCGTCGCGGTGATCACCGGCTTCTTCGCCTTCACCTCATGGATGCTGGTCTCCGCGCACGGTGCGTCCCAGGCCGCGGCCGAGGCGGGCAAGGCCCTGGAGAGCGGCGACGCCGCGGCCTTCGTCTTCGCGCCGATCGCCACCCAGTTCGGCGGCTGGGTCAACGACGTGCTGCCGATCCTGCTGGCCACCTCCCTGTTCGCCGGCCTCCTGGCCTTCCACAACTCCGCCAACCGCTACCTGTTCTCCCTCGGCCGCGAAGGGCTCCTGCCGCACGGTCTGACCGCCCTCAACCGGCGTCACTCGCCCTGGGTGGCGGGCACCGTGCAGACCGCGGTCGCGGTGCTGCTCGTGGTGCCGTTCGCGGTCCTGGGCAAGGACCCGGTGCTGACCCTCTTCTCCTGGTTCAGCGGGGTCGCGGTCCTCGGCATCATGCTGCTGTACTTCCTGACCTCGGTCTCGGTCGTCGTGTTCTTCCGCCGCTCAAGCGCCGACACCCGCCCCTGGAACACCCTGATCGCCCCCGTCCTGGGCGCCCTCGGCATCGCCGGTGCCATCTGGCTCATCATCGCCAACTTCACGACGCTGATCGGCGGTGACCAGACGACGGCCATATGGCTCCAGCTCACCGTTCCGGTGGTGCTGATCCTCGGCGTCGTCGCCGCCCGGCTGACGCGGTCCCGGACACAGACCGCCGACTGA
- a CDS encoding aldehyde dehydrogenase: MLNATHEELLRRAKELDLPTQHHIDGRSEAGDGGSFAVISPRDGQSLVQVADAGEAEVDLAVAAARRAFDTGPWPHLAPAERGRILLRIAELLEERREELALTVSLEMGKPITDAYAIELRAAINTFRWYGQLADKLTDESPHTAPDALALITREPTGVVGAVVPWNFPLTLASWKVAPALAAGCTVVLKPSESSPLSALLLGRAATDAGLPPGVLNVVTGDGPVAGRALGLHPDVDVLAFTGSTAVGRHFLRYAADSNLKRVWLELGGKSPNIVLPDAPDLEKAAATAAWGIFFNQGEMCTAPSRLLVHSSIAEQVTEAVVARARELRVGDPLDPATEMGALVGDSHLGRVLEHVASGLDEGARLRVGGGRTLAETGGSYLRPTVFDRVDPGMRLAREEIFGPVLSVLAFDDLDEAVRLANATEYGLAAGLWTSDLTTAHKVSRALKAGTVWVNCYEEGDLTVPFGGMKQSGNGRDKSAHAIEKYTELKTTWIQL, translated from the coding sequence GTGCTGAACGCCACCCACGAGGAACTGCTGCGCCGCGCCAAGGAACTCGACCTGCCCACGCAGCACCACATCGACGGCAGGAGCGAAGCCGGTGACGGTGGATCATTCGCCGTGATCTCCCCGCGCGACGGCCAGAGCCTGGTCCAGGTCGCCGACGCGGGGGAGGCGGAGGTCGATCTCGCGGTCGCGGCGGCGCGCCGCGCCTTCGACACAGGGCCGTGGCCGCACCTGGCGCCCGCCGAGCGCGGCCGGATCCTGCTGCGGATCGCCGAGCTGCTGGAGGAACGGCGCGAGGAACTGGCACTGACCGTGAGCCTGGAGATGGGCAAACCGATCACGGACGCGTACGCCATCGAGCTGCGCGCCGCGATCAACACCTTCCGCTGGTACGGGCAGCTCGCCGACAAGCTCACCGACGAGTCCCCGCACACCGCACCGGACGCGCTCGCTCTCATCACCCGAGAGCCGACCGGTGTCGTCGGTGCCGTCGTGCCATGGAACTTCCCCCTCACCCTGGCGAGTTGGAAAGTCGCTCCCGCGCTCGCCGCCGGCTGCACGGTCGTCCTGAAGCCGTCGGAGTCCTCGCCGCTGTCCGCCCTCCTGCTCGGCCGCGCCGCCACCGACGCCGGACTGCCGCCGGGCGTCCTCAACGTCGTGACCGGTGACGGGCCGGTGGCTGGCCGGGCGCTCGGCCTTCACCCCGACGTCGATGTCCTGGCCTTCACCGGCTCCACCGCCGTCGGCCGCCACTTCCTGCGCTACGCCGCAGACTCCAACCTCAAGCGCGTCTGGCTCGAACTCGGAGGCAAGTCGCCGAACATCGTGCTGCCCGACGCCCCCGACCTGGAGAAGGCCGCGGCGACCGCGGCCTGGGGCATCTTCTTCAACCAGGGCGAGATGTGCACCGCCCCCTCCCGGCTGCTGGTCCACTCCTCCATCGCCGAACAGGTCACCGAGGCCGTCGTGGCGCGGGCGCGCGAGCTGCGGGTGGGCGACCCGCTCGATCCGGCCACCGAGATGGGCGCACTGGTCGGCGACAGCCACCTCGGCAGGGTTCTGGAGCATGTCGCCTCCGGCCTGGACGAAGGCGCCCGGCTGCGCGTGGGCGGGGGCCGGACCCTGGCTGAGACCGGCGGCAGCTACCTGCGGCCCACCGTGTTCGACCGGGTCGACCCCGGCATGCGGCTGGCCCGCGAGGAGATCTTCGGCCCGGTCCTGTCCGTCCTGGCCTTCGACGACCTCGACGAGGCGGTACGGCTCGCCAACGCCACCGAGTACGGCCTCGCCGCCGGCCTGTGGACCTCCGACCTGACCACCGCCCACAAGGTCTCGCGCGCGCTCAAGGCCGGGACGGTCTGGGTCAACTGCTACGAGGAGGGCGACCTGACCGTCCCCTTCGGCGGCATGAAGCAATCGGGCAACGGCCGCGACAAGTCCGCCCACGCCATCGAGAAGTACACCGAACTGAAGACCACCTGGATCCAGCTGTGA
- a CDS encoding gamma-glutamyl-gamma-aminobutyrate hydrolase family protein, producing MTRTHPRPLIAIPARFAATTSALRYAAEVNARALVEAVWRAGGEPVSIHPADPAAADVAKRLARFDGVLLPGGGDLAPHRYGATDTHDSVYDVDDLQDVFDLEVARRTLDLGLPLLAICRGLQVVNVALGGSLEQDMGGADREHRHIVHPVAIQRGTLLAQATGAEKTEVSCYHHQRVDRIGVGLTVTARAADGTVEGLELPGHPGWFAAVQWHPEDTADQDPAQQVLFDALVDAAHHGH from the coding sequence GTGACCCGTACGCACCCGCGACCCCTGATCGCGATCCCGGCCCGGTTCGCCGCCACCACGTCCGCGCTCCGTTACGCCGCCGAGGTCAACGCCCGCGCGCTGGTCGAGGCAGTGTGGCGGGCCGGGGGCGAGCCGGTGAGCATCCACCCCGCCGATCCGGCCGCAGCCGACGTGGCCAAACGGCTCGCCCGCTTCGACGGCGTGCTGCTTCCGGGCGGCGGGGACCTGGCCCCGCACCGCTACGGCGCCACCGACACCCATGACAGCGTCTATGACGTCGACGACCTCCAGGACGTGTTCGACCTCGAAGTCGCCCGCCGGACACTGGACTTGGGACTGCCCCTGCTCGCGATCTGCCGCGGCCTGCAGGTGGTGAACGTCGCCCTCGGCGGCAGCCTGGAACAGGACATGGGCGGCGCGGACCGCGAGCACCGGCATATCGTGCACCCGGTCGCGATCCAGCGCGGCACCCTGCTCGCACAGGCCACCGGCGCCGAGAAGACGGAGGTCTCCTGCTACCACCATCAGCGAGTCGACCGCATCGGCGTCGGGCTCACGGTCACCGCGCGGGCCGCCGACGGCACGGTGGAGGGACTCGAACTGCCCGGACACCCGGGGTGGTTCGCGGCGGTGCAGTGGCACCCCGAGGACACCGCGGACCAGGACCCGGCCCAGCAGGTCCTGTTCGACGCACTGGTTGACGCCGCCCACCACGGACACTGA
- a CDS encoding bifunctional methylenetetrahydrofolate dehydrogenase/methenyltetrahydrofolate cyclohydrolase: protein MTTATLLDGKAAAADTKRELAERVEILKSRGIAPGLGTILVGDDPASHSYVGGKHRDCAQVGIASIRVELPGTATQADVEAAVLKLNADPACTGFIVQLPLPAHIDTHAVLELIDPAKDADGLHPANLGRLVLGMPGPLPCTPRGIIDLLRRNHVPITGQQFCVIGCGLTVGRPLGLMLTRSTEHATVTLCHEATQDIAAHARVADVVVAAAGVAHLVKPDWIKPGATVLSVGITRTVEGILGDVHPDVDQIAGSFAPPVGGVGPMTRAMLLTNIVEAAERG from the coding sequence ATGACCACCGCAACGCTGCTCGACGGGAAGGCCGCGGCAGCCGACACCAAACGTGAACTCGCCGAACGGGTGGAGATACTGAAGAGCCGGGGCATCGCTCCGGGGCTGGGCACCATCCTGGTCGGCGACGACCCCGCCAGCCACTCCTACGTCGGCGGCAAGCACCGCGACTGCGCCCAGGTCGGCATCGCGTCGATCCGGGTGGAGCTGCCCGGCACGGCCACCCAGGCCGACGTCGAGGCCGCCGTGCTCAAGCTCAACGCCGACCCGGCCTGCACCGGTTTCATCGTCCAGCTGCCGCTGCCGGCCCACATCGACACCCACGCCGTGCTGGAGCTCATCGACCCGGCCAAGGACGCCGACGGGCTCCACCCCGCCAACCTGGGCCGACTCGTGCTGGGCATGCCGGGGCCACTGCCCTGCACCCCACGCGGCATCATCGACCTGCTGCGGCGCAACCACGTGCCCATCACCGGACAGCAGTTCTGCGTCATCGGCTGCGGACTCACCGTCGGCCGCCCGCTCGGCCTGATGCTGACCCGCAGCACCGAGCACGCCACGGTGACCCTGTGCCACGAGGCCACCCAGGACATCGCTGCCCACGCCCGCGTCGCCGACGTGGTCGTGGCCGCGGCCGGCGTGGCACATCTGGTCAAGCCCGACTGGATCAAGCCGGGCGCCACCGTCCTGTCCGTGGGCATCACCCGGACCGTCGAAGGCATCCTCGGAGACGTCCACCCGGACGTCGACCAAATCGCCGGCTCCTTCGCGCCGCCGGTCGGCGGAGTGGGGCCGATGACCCGGGCCATGCTGCTGACCAACATCGTCGAGGCGGCCGAGCGCGGCTGA
- the purU gene encoding formyltetrahydrofolate deformylase: MQRYILTLRCPDQPGIVHALAAGIAEAEGNILESAQFSDPGTGVFTIRMCLETPEADTEKLRDELALRLARFDPVLTVRPEEQRRRVLLMVSKFDHCLVDLLYRWDLGELPVDIPLIVSNHPDLEPVAKRYGIPFVHLPVTRDTKPEAEAELLRLVAEHQVDFVVLARYMQVLSDDLCRKLSGRVINIHHSFLPGFKGAKPYHQAHDRGVKLIGATAHFVTADLDEGPIIEQDVVRVGHRHTAPELVAIGRDVERIVLARAVRLHAEDRVVLTGSRTVVFS, from the coding sequence GTGCAACGCTACATTCTCACGCTCCGCTGCCCCGACCAGCCGGGCATCGTCCACGCACTCGCCGCGGGCATCGCGGAGGCCGAGGGCAATATCCTGGAGAGCGCCCAGTTCTCCGATCCCGGCACCGGTGTCTTCACCATCCGGATGTGCCTGGAGACCCCCGAGGCCGACACCGAGAAACTGCGGGACGAACTTGCGCTGCGGCTGGCCCGCTTCGACCCGGTGCTGACCGTCCGACCCGAGGAGCAGCGCCGCCGGGTGCTGCTGATGGTGTCGAAGTTCGACCACTGCCTGGTCGACCTGCTCTACCGCTGGGACCTGGGCGAACTACCCGTCGACATCCCGTTGATCGTCTCCAACCACCCGGACCTGGAACCGGTCGCGAAGCGGTACGGCATCCCCTTCGTCCACCTCCCCGTCACCCGCGACACCAAGCCCGAGGCGGAGGCCGAGCTGCTGCGGCTGGTGGCCGAGCACCAGGTCGACTTCGTGGTGCTCGCCCGCTACATGCAGGTCCTCTCCGACGACCTGTGCCGCAAGCTGTCCGGGAGAGTCATCAACATCCACCACTCGTTCCTGCCGGGCTTCAAGGGCGCCAAGCCCTACCACCAGGCCCACGACCGGGGCGTCAAACTCATCGGCGCCACCGCCCACTTCGTCACCGCCGACCTGGACGAGGGCCCGATCATCGAGCAGGACGTCGTCCGCGTCGGACACCGCCACACCGCGCCCGAACTCGTGGCGATCGGCCGGGACGTCGAGCGAATAGTGCTGGCCCGGGCGGTCCGGCTGCACGCGGAGGACCGCGTCGTCCTCACCGGCTCCCGCACCGTCGTCTTCTCCTGA